Proteins found in one Aneurinibacillus uraniidurans genomic segment:
- a CDS encoding CYTH domain-containing protein → MKEQELKLLLDRTTYEKLLEDFPNAPAPVKQVNYYFDTPDFYLGRNKIMLRVRQENGQFILCAKILQDASGSSLICTELEQTIPEAVFEQGKQRATVLLSHLPAEGQEAINTIVSPEQISLRGALENERCLLPFPNSPYTYELDRTLFPGNNESYELEIEGVENEAACRRVMDHLLTQGYTFTLHKEGKYKRFQEAAARLL, encoded by the coding sequence ATGAAAGAACAGGAATTAAAACTGCTGCTTGACCGGACAACATACGAGAAATTGCTCGAAGATTTTCCGAATGCTCCCGCTCCAGTTAAACAAGTAAATTACTATTTTGATACCCCTGATTTTTACCTTGGTCGTAATAAAATCATGCTGCGTGTACGACAAGAAAACGGGCAGTTTATTTTATGCGCCAAAATCCTGCAAGACGCATCCGGCAGCTCGCTGATCTGCACCGAACTCGAACAGACGATTCCAGAAGCTGTTTTTGAGCAGGGAAAACAGCGTGCAACTGTGCTGCTTAGCCACCTACCAGCAGAAGGACAGGAGGCGATAAATACCATCGTTTCCCCAGAACAAATCAGTCTGCGCGGTGCACTGGAAAATGAACGGTGCCTGCTTCCATTTCCTAATTCGCCGTATACATATGAACTGGACCGCACACTATTCCCAGGAAATAATGAGTCCTATGAGCTGGAAATCGAAGGGGTAGAAAATGAAGCAGCTTGCCGCCGTGTAATGGATCATCTGCTTACACAAGGGTATACGTTCACCCTACATAAAGAAGGCAAGTATAAACGCTTTCAGGAGGCAGCTGCCCGCCTCCTATAA
- a CDS encoding ParA family protein, which yields MTTISLYNNKGGVAKTTTAITTASCLVQRGERVLLIDLDPQANASDAAGIEVEEDASLLLELLLASSGSTPLSLGQVETLLCPSPVIGCDVIPASPALDQFAEQAAQGTNLEFRLQTILAPLRSSYDYILIDCPPSLSLLTMNALAASDYVVIPCDSSKYALTGMSNLIAKYNTIRESYNPTLEIAGILNTKVEMRVQTSRLSREKLAAYFGDLLFTSYIPKSASVEKSQYANETLLTYDRHSPALTAYQSFTEELIQRVSTKKKQQTNH from the coding sequence ATGACGACTATTTCTTTATATAACAATAAAGGTGGCGTCGCGAAAACGACAACCGCTATCACAACCGCGTCCTGCCTCGTTCAGCGAGGAGAACGCGTACTTCTGATTGATCTGGACCCACAGGCCAACGCTTCGGATGCAGCGGGCATAGAAGTAGAGGAAGATGCATCATTATTGCTGGAACTGCTTCTCGCTTCGAGCGGATCAACCCCATTATCGCTAGGGCAGGTAGAGACTCTTCTCTGTCCTTCACCCGTGATTGGCTGCGATGTTATTCCTGCCTCCCCTGCTCTCGATCAATTCGCAGAACAGGCGGCGCAAGGTACAAACCTGGAATTCCGACTCCAGACCATTCTTGCTCCACTCCGTTCGTCTTACGACTATATTTTAATCGACTGCCCGCCGTCTCTGTCCCTTCTGACAATGAATGCACTGGCAGCTTCTGATTATGTAGTCATTCCATGTGACAGTTCTAAATATGCCCTGACCGGTATGAGTAACCTGATTGCCAAATACAATACAATCCGAGAAAGTTATAACCCAACGTTAGAAATCGCAGGCATTCTAAACACAAAAGTGGAAATGCGCGTCCAGACGTCCCGCTTATCGCGTGAGAAGCTAGCCGCTTACTTCGGTGATCTGTTATTTACGTCCTACATCCCGAAAAGCGCATCCGTAGAAAAATCACAATACGCGAACGAGACCTTGCTCACATATGATCGACACAGCCCTGCGCTCACCGCTTACCAATCATTCACCGAGGAGCTGATTCAGCGTGTCAGCACGAAGAAAAAACAGCAAACAAACCATTGA
- a CDS encoding DUF3298 and DUF4163 domain-containing protein, whose amino-acid sequence MSENKDTVLVEAKELIQPRLKLTYLDVSITGNRRAQKSINRDIHNALTQMLRTDQYPNAKEKEFWGGHEVKVNENQVLSLVFELCNYATGATHGMVTYKSRTYDTRGGHAYTLAELFRRGSDWKNRLNKEIKRQFKKQDIPQTSPFKTVTEVTDYFVTSQDLVIYFQLHEYTPYAYGIPEFAISIASLQDIANPTGPLARLGV is encoded by the coding sequence ATGAGCGAGAACAAAGATACGGTTCTGGTTGAAGCAAAAGAGCTCATTCAGCCCCGCCTAAAGCTGACATACCTAGATGTGAGTATCACGGGGAACAGGCGAGCGCAGAAGAGCATCAACCGTGACATTCACAACGCACTTACACAGATGCTGCGTACGGATCAATACCCAAACGCGAAAGAGAAGGAGTTCTGGGGCGGGCATGAAGTAAAAGTCAATGAGAATCAGGTGCTAAGTCTAGTGTTTGAACTATGTAACTATGCGACCGGAGCCACTCATGGCATGGTTACGTACAAATCTCGCACCTATGATACACGAGGCGGGCATGCGTATACCTTAGCCGAATTATTCCGTCGGGGAAGCGACTGGAAGAATCGCTTGAATAAAGAGATCAAGCGTCAGTTCAAGAAGCAGGACATCCCACAAACCTCTCCGTTTAAAACCGTAACAGAAGTGACGGATTACTTCGTCACTTCGCAAGATCTTGTCATTTATTTTCAATTGCATGAATATACGCCGTACGCGTATGGTATCCCAGAGTTTGCGATTTCGATTGCTTCTCTACAAGATATTGCTAATCCGACCGGTCCACTGGCACGACTTGGTGTATAA
- a CDS encoding HesB/YadR/YfhF family protein yields the protein MTFTIEPTALDWFRSEMSVQQGEFVRFFVRIGGCSTVQTGFSLGVAKEAPKEIGISTTIDEITFYMEKEDVWYLNEQNLRVSYNSSRDEIEFS from the coding sequence ATGACTTTCACGATTGAACCGACTGCACTCGACTGGTTCCGCTCAGAAATGAGTGTGCAACAAGGAGAATTCGTACGCTTTTTCGTCCGTATCGGCGGATGCAGCACTGTCCAAACCGGCTTCTCACTTGGAGTAGCCAAAGAAGCCCCAAAGGAAATCGGAATCTCTACTACGATAGATGAAATTACCTTCTATATGGAGAAGGAAGACGTCTGGTACTTGAACGAACAAAATCTTCGGGTTTCCTACAATTCTTCTCGGGACGAAATTGAATTCTCTTGA
- a CDS encoding DMT family transporter translates to MIRNLPPHVLLVLATLLWGGNFVIGRAVAGQLPPYTLSFVRWCTALLVFLPFCWKHLRTDWPVLRQRLPMLFFLSLTGVAGFNTLLYIALHYTTSINASLVNTSTPIIIYLITFFVLREKLNRNQLLGTALSLVGVVCIISRGSAAALLTFSFNKGDLLVIAAVICWSIYSILVKKTAGQLPGNTTFAATILIGIMLLFPFFLYETFWSGVAAVWSVSSFATILYVGILASIAAFLSWNTAVARIGAAHAGVFLNLIPVFASVFAILFLGEHIAWYQLLGGAFVIVGVYISAKLPRPMVQYKQMNN, encoded by the coding sequence ATGATACGCAATCTACCTCCACACGTCCTGCTTGTACTTGCAACACTTCTATGGGGTGGAAATTTCGTTATCGGCCGGGCAGTTGCCGGGCAACTGCCGCCTTATACATTGTCATTTGTGCGCTGGTGTACAGCGCTGCTTGTATTTCTGCCGTTCTGCTGGAAACATCTACGCACAGATTGGCCTGTGTTACGTCAGCGCTTGCCGATGCTGTTTTTTCTATCCCTGACAGGTGTTGCTGGCTTTAATACGCTCCTGTATATTGCGCTGCACTACACAACGTCAATTAACGCATCACTCGTGAATACGTCAACACCAATTATCATTTATTTAATTACCTTCTTCGTGCTGCGAGAAAAATTAAATCGAAATCAGCTACTCGGAACAGCGCTCTCCCTGGTCGGTGTTGTTTGCATCATCTCCCGTGGCTCAGCTGCTGCCTTGCTTACATTTTCCTTCAACAAAGGGGATTTGCTTGTTATCGCAGCCGTCATCTGCTGGAGCATTTATTCGATTCTGGTTAAAAAGACGGCCGGGCAATTGCCGGGCAACACGACGTTTGCCGCGACCATTTTAATTGGGATTATGTTGTTATTCCCATTCTTTTTATACGAAACATTCTGGTCTGGGGTAGCAGCAGTCTGGTCTGTTTCTTCATTCGCCACAATTTTATATGTCGGGATTCTCGCTTCCATTGCGGCCTTCCTGTCGTGGAACACCGCCGTTGCCCGCATTGGCGCGGCGCATGCGGGGGTCTTTCTAAATCTAATTCCCGTATTTGCGTCTGTGTTCGCCATCCTGTTTCTCGGTGAACATATTGCCTGGTACCAGCTTCTCGGCGGCGCTTTTGTCATCGTCGGCGTCTACATCTCAGCGAAGCTTCCACGTCCCATGGTACAATATAAACAAATGAACAACTAG
- a CDS encoding polysaccharide deacetylase family protein encodes MQEKRRAYICKKYYLIGVSIIRSVIVTAATIVALILLLYAVFTPDEKQTDSVPSSHSQAKIQKIAYLTFDDGPSANTRSILRILAAYNVRATFFVTGKNTSSGRELYRLIRRGGHSIGLHSYSHNYRYIYSSPQAFQNDFVQLDKLIQASIGYQPDIIRFPGGSNNHVSWKYGGKDLMVMLTKQKLNEGYQYFDWNVDSTDASVHRQKRERIVQAVLNGSRGKQKAIILMHDSPAKITTVQALPQIIEGLRKQGFTFAPLTHDSFPYHFIIPSY; translated from the coding sequence ATGCAGGAGAAAAGACGAGCATACATATGTAAAAAATACTATCTGATCGGAGTGAGCATTATTCGTTCTGTCATCGTCACCGCTGCAACTATAGTTGCACTGATCCTATTGCTCTATGCCGTGTTTACTCCGGATGAGAAGCAGACCGACTCCGTTCCTTCTTCTCATTCCCAGGCTAAAATACAGAAAATAGCCTATCTCACATTCGACGATGGGCCTTCTGCAAACACACGCTCGATCCTTCGTATTCTGGCTGCCTACAATGTACGGGCCACCTTTTTTGTAACCGGGAAAAATACATCATCAGGACGAGAACTCTATCGGCTCATTCGTCGGGGCGGGCATTCCATTGGTCTGCATTCATACTCGCACAACTACCGCTATATTTACTCTTCCCCACAGGCATTTCAGAACGATTTTGTGCAATTGGACAAGCTGATTCAAGCAAGCATTGGCTACCAGCCAGACATTATTCGCTTTCCTGGAGGGTCTAACAACCATGTCAGCTGGAAATATGGCGGAAAAGATCTAATGGTGATGCTCACAAAACAAAAATTGAACGAAGGCTATCAGTATTTCGACTGGAATGTAGATTCCACTGACGCTTCTGTGCATCGCCAGAAGCGCGAACGCATTGTACAGGCCGTTCTGAACGGATCCCGTGGCAAACAAAAAGCAATCATTTTAATGCATGACAGCCCGGCGAAAATAACAACGGTACAAGCACTACCCCAGATCATTGAAGGGCTTCGTAAACAGGGGTTTACATTCGCTCCACTTACCCATGATTCATTTCCCTATCATTTTATCATCCCTTCCTACTAA
- a CDS encoding ABC transporter ATP-binding protein, whose protein sequence is MISIVGVTKTYKKRPVLNGLSAEIAAGELFGLTGENGAGKSTLLSILASVLPPDEGEIWIGGQSVRQQGNEVKRLVGYVPQEIALYPTLSGEANLMFWGRMYGLRGRKLTERVAEALATVQMEDRCHDKISAYSGGMKRRINLAAALLHNPRVLILDEPTAGVDTASRHHIMDVLKERSRQGVTIVYTSHHMEEIMACDRIGVLKDGILAVSGTAGN, encoded by the coding sequence TTGATTTCTATTGTGGGTGTAACCAAAACATATAAGAAAAGGCCCGTCTTGAACGGACTATCAGCTGAGATCGCAGCAGGAGAACTGTTTGGTTTGACCGGGGAAAATGGAGCGGGTAAGTCTACCTTGCTGTCTATTCTCGCCAGTGTGCTTCCGCCGGATGAAGGAGAGATATGGATTGGTGGGCAAAGTGTGCGCCAGCAGGGAAACGAAGTGAAGCGGCTTGTTGGTTATGTTCCACAGGAGATTGCTCTGTATCCTACACTTAGTGGGGAAGCGAATCTGATGTTCTGGGGTCGGATGTACGGCCTGCGTGGCCGTAAGCTTACAGAGCGTGTCGCGGAAGCATTAGCGACTGTTCAGATGGAGGATCGCTGTCATGACAAGATCTCTGCGTATTCCGGTGGCATGAAGCGTCGTATTAATCTGGCAGCTGCACTCTTGCATAATCCGCGTGTGTTAATTCTGGATGAACCGACGGCCGGTGTAGATACGGCTTCGCGCCATCATATTATGGATGTTCTGAAGGAGCGGAGCCGACAGGGAGTGACAATCGTTTACACGAGTCACCATATGGAAGAAATCATGGCCTGTGATCGAATCGGAGTCCTCAAGGACGGGATACTGGCCGTGTCCGGTACTGCCGGAAATTAA
- a CDS encoding DUF6583 family protein gives MEAKKKKALGIGVAAAVLVAGGSYVAYAKFDMFKSPRMMYLEAEAQNMSEVSKKIDKVSKEYNEVVDASVKGTTSQDIEISNLILDMAAPDPQVQKVLDLAKDSKIVIHSDADGANDKGTGKVDLFINKSNLIGAEFFYDKEKLGFGVPAIYNKYGYYNYKDKALVEQKFGQVGLPDRMPSNKDYLDILRIPNEELKPILADYAKLYAESIQDKQVTVKKGATFEADGVKKSGKELTVTFTADEYKQLMKKLVDKVSKDEKLQDLLYVRYDKLVELTKQNAPNESIKKMTKEEFKQKFAEFKKETDLDIDKADVGSGVKMVVFADSDDHILRRTITKEGKSKDENVVITIDNYKNKEGREHSSFEFAGKDEQGEDVKMNIVSLTKEEGGKTDRDLTFSVKAEENGRPIDMTLSVKGATTKNDKDKSKIGDMKVELAMDKNDPTMPKKLTFNVKSTQKLSGEVKIPALSAGNSVNLATVTDADLMKIQQEIQLGAQQFMIKNMQLFQ, from the coding sequence ATGGAGGCAAAAAAGAAAAAAGCACTTGGAATCGGAGTTGCCGCAGCCGTGCTCGTTGCAGGGGGATCGTACGTTGCGTACGCGAAGTTTGATATGTTTAAAAGTCCGCGCATGATGTATCTGGAAGCGGAAGCGCAAAATATGAGTGAGGTTTCGAAAAAAATCGATAAAGTGAGCAAGGAATATAATGAGGTGGTGGATGCCTCCGTAAAGGGTACTACTTCTCAGGATATTGAAATTTCCAATCTCATTCTTGATATGGCTGCGCCAGACCCACAAGTACAGAAAGTTCTCGATTTGGCCAAAGATAGCAAGATTGTGATTCATTCGGATGCAGACGGAGCCAATGACAAGGGAACGGGAAAAGTTGATTTATTCATCAATAAAAGCAATTTGATTGGTGCAGAATTTTTCTATGATAAAGAGAAGCTTGGATTCGGAGTTCCGGCAATCTACAATAAATACGGCTATTATAATTACAAAGATAAAGCGCTTGTCGAGCAAAAATTTGGGCAGGTGGGGCTCCCTGATCGTATGCCGAGCAACAAAGACTATCTGGACATCCTCCGTATTCCAAATGAAGAGTTGAAGCCGATTCTAGCTGATTACGCCAAGCTGTATGCAGAAAGCATTCAGGATAAGCAGGTAACAGTGAAGAAAGGTGCAACCTTTGAAGCGGATGGCGTGAAGAAGAGCGGCAAAGAGCTGACGGTAACTTTCACCGCAGATGAATACAAACAATTGATGAAAAAACTTGTCGATAAAGTTTCCAAAGATGAAAAGCTCCAGGATCTTTTGTATGTGCGCTACGATAAATTGGTAGAGTTGACGAAACAAAACGCACCGAACGAGAGCATTAAGAAGATGACGAAAGAAGAGTTTAAGCAAAAGTTTGCTGAATTCAAAAAAGAGACAGATCTTGACATTGATAAAGCAGATGTTGGCTCTGGTGTGAAGATGGTTGTGTTCGCAGATTCAGATGATCATATTTTGCGTCGCACCATTACGAAAGAAGGTAAATCCAAGGACGAAAATGTTGTGATTACGATAGATAACTATAAAAATAAAGAAGGACGTGAACATAGTTCCTTTGAATTCGCAGGCAAAGATGAACAAGGCGAAGATGTCAAGATGAATATTGTGAGCTTGACGAAAGAAGAGGGCGGTAAAACAGATCGGGATCTTACGTTCTCGGTAAAAGCAGAAGAGAATGGAAGACCAATCGATATGACACTTTCTGTTAAAGGTGCAACCACGAAAAATGATAAAGATAAGAGCAAAATAGGAGATATGAAAGTGGAGCTGGCGATGGATAAGAATGATCCAACAATGCCGAAAAAGCTTACATTTAACGTGAAATCTACCCAAAAGCTGAGTGGTGAAGTGAAAATCCCGGCATTGAGCGCAGGCAACAGCGTCAATCTGGCAACTGTAACCGATGCTGATCTCATGAAAATTCAGCAGGAAATTCAGCTAGGTGCCCAGCAGTTCATGATCAAAAATATGCAGCTGTTCCAATAG
- a CDS encoding ABC transporter permease: protein MIIRAIAINDGKMYGRDWKGMAFLLGFSLLSIWLFTQALSSHLFASRFSQPFAIALVDEDQTFNTRLISRQLEETEYLKGFITIQHVTKAEAIRSIERNEIAGAVVIPQGFTASLYSGDNWPIQFIGNPAQQKRSVQMKNELTSAVQYISAGQSAVKAVWYAARDGGASPEQLDRLMKESVMTFMSQALARGELYRERTLTSLPDVKLPEYYTAALGVLFAGFFAVRGSRAFTVEKESGVLRRLYAAPVAWWQVGIGKFIALFGALFVQVAILFGAAIFLFDVYIGSQWGEIVLLLLSASFVLGAWGMLLGVIGLVSRGADVLGYVGTFLLAFLGGCIYPLFSLPEVLQVLGEWTFQHGMMTGLLIIFSGQDGLALMPVCGRLFLVGSILLGFAALMFSRVWKGRGYDA, encoded by the coding sequence GTGATCATTCGAGCGATCGCTATAAACGATGGGAAAATGTACGGCCGGGACTGGAAGGGGATGGCTTTCTTGCTTGGGTTCTCCCTGCTTTCGATTTGGCTGTTTACACAGGCGTTGTCTTCGCATTTGTTTGCCAGTCGGTTTAGTCAACCATTTGCGATTGCGCTTGTAGACGAGGATCAGACCTTTAATACACGGCTGATTAGCCGTCAGCTTGAAGAAACGGAATATTTGAAAGGGTTTATTACCATTCAGCATGTGACGAAGGCAGAAGCGATACGGAGCATTGAACGGAATGAAATTGCGGGGGCAGTTGTAATTCCGCAGGGCTTCACGGCTAGTTTGTATAGTGGGGATAACTGGCCGATTCAATTCATCGGCAATCCGGCTCAGCAGAAGCGCTCGGTGCAGATGAAGAACGAACTGACGAGTGCTGTACAGTACATTTCAGCCGGGCAAAGTGCCGTGAAAGCGGTCTGGTATGCAGCTCGGGATGGGGGAGCGTCACCTGAACAATTAGATCGATTGATGAAAGAAAGTGTTATGACATTTATGAGTCAGGCGCTAGCACGCGGTGAATTGTATCGGGAGCGGACGCTTACAAGCTTACCAGATGTGAAGTTGCCAGAATACTATACAGCGGCACTTGGTGTGTTGTTTGCCGGTTTTTTCGCAGTGCGTGGTAGTCGGGCGTTTACGGTAGAGAAAGAGTCTGGTGTGCTGCGCCGTCTTTATGCCGCTCCGGTCGCCTGGTGGCAGGTTGGGATCGGTAAATTCATTGCGCTATTTGGTGCGTTGTTTGTGCAGGTAGCTATTTTATTCGGCGCGGCTATTTTTTTGTTTGATGTCTACATTGGTTCGCAGTGGGGGGAGATAGTACTTCTGCTGCTGTCGGCTTCTTTTGTGCTCGGAGCATGGGGGATGTTGCTTGGCGTGATTGGACTGGTTTCGCGAGGAGCAGATGTGCTCGGATACGTGGGTACATTCTTGCTTGCTTTCCTTGGAGGGTGTATCTATCCATTGTTTTCCCTGCCGGAGGTGTTACAGGTACTTGGAGAGTGGACGTTTCAGCATGGGATGATGACGGGATTGCTCATTATCTTTTCAGGGCAGGACGGATTGGCGCTGATGCCTGTATGTGGACGTCTATTTCTTGTAGGCAGTATTCTGCTTGGTTTTGCAGCGCTAATGTTCTCGCGTGTGTGGAAAGGGAGGGGATACGATGCGTAA
- a CDS encoding ABC transporter permease gives MRNVWGLRLRLWARDRIFVALVVLLPVLFVLVMGAAGSFEAQPVIAVAVADEDRTDYSKLVIDRFSKKEGIRVIQGSESDVKMLAENYKVEAAFVIRKGFKEAILHEDTRERIDVFKNPGSLSYGILEEMLGSEVARLSANAGAANMAVRVYREYGLSPVPESTLWERVRAYADAQWEPKPLLTLEEKKWTADGLSKAANVAPISSTLMAGIGVLLVLLMLLVLLSSAWLIEEREAGILRRARSVPGMLGKLYMGSVLAQLTIAMTVVLLCVGIAYVGFGTWLLPHPLLYGLLAVYMVAASGIGMAIAVHMRTGGQLASIAPLAAMLTGFIGGCFWAFLPVPDALAALSLCTPQGWVLLGTKELLAGGNMGGMFGTAVGVLLAVGGLLHLYSFWYIDRKKCGDER, from the coding sequence ATGCGTAACGTATGGGGACTTCGCCTTCGACTCTGGGCGCGAGATCGCATATTTGTAGCGCTTGTAGTACTGCTTCCTGTTCTGTTCGTGCTTGTTATGGGGGCAGCTGGTAGCTTCGAGGCGCAGCCTGTTATCGCAGTCGCGGTCGCAGATGAGGACCGGACTGACTATTCCAAGCTTGTGATCGATCGATTTTCGAAGAAGGAAGGCATTCGTGTTATTCAAGGCAGCGAGTCTGATGTGAAGATGCTGGCCGAGAATTATAAAGTCGAGGCGGCTTTTGTGATTCGAAAAGGATTTAAGGAAGCCATTCTCCATGAAGACACTCGAGAGCGAATTGATGTATTCAAAAATCCGGGTTCGCTTTCGTACGGGATTCTGGAAGAAATGCTTGGTAGTGAAGTCGCCCGTCTGTCTGCAAATGCAGGAGCGGCTAACATGGCGGTGCGTGTATATCGAGAGTATGGGTTATCTCCTGTGCCGGAATCCACCTTATGGGAGCGGGTACGAGCATATGCGGATGCTCAGTGGGAACCGAAACCACTTCTTACACTGGAAGAGAAGAAGTGGACAGCGGACGGATTGTCAAAAGCAGCGAATGTGGCCCCAATCTCTTCAACTCTGATGGCTGGCATCGGGGTGCTGCTCGTCTTGCTTATGTTACTGGTTCTGTTATCGAGTGCATGGTTAATTGAGGAGCGTGAGGCGGGCATCCTTCGCCGGGCCCGTTCTGTTCCCGGGATGCTCGGCAAGTTGTACATGGGCAGTGTGCTAGCGCAGCTTACGATTGCGATGACAGTTGTGTTGCTTTGTGTAGGAATTGCGTATGTTGGGTTCGGTACCTGGCTTCTGCCGCATCCCCTGCTGTACGGGCTGCTTGCTGTGTACATGGTGGCTGCTTCCGGGATTGGGATGGCCATAGCTGTCCATATGCGGACAGGTGGTCAGCTCGCAAGCATTGCGCCGCTGGCTGCGATGTTGACGGGGTTTATCGGAGGATGTTTTTGGGCGTTTCTCCCTGTGCCGGATGCACTTGCTGCGCTTTCCCTTTGCACGCCGCAGGGCTGGGTACTCTTAGGAACAAAGGAGCTGCTGGCTGGGGGAAATATGGGGGGAATGTTTGGAACAGCGGTAGGAGTTCTGCTGGCAGTAGGAGGGCTGCTTCATCTGTACAGTTTTTGGTACATTGATAGAAAAAAGTGTGGAGATGAAAGATGA
- a CDS encoding carbon-nitrogen hydrolase family protein has product MTVSAVSAVQFGIGPLTNKEEFWDQVMQHTKQAIDDGSRLIVFPEYVTGTLLALESVMNHAEACDYMASFTDEYMTTFSTISKQTGITILGGTHITKENDAFLNAAYLFMPNGDVIRQTKVHSTPEERNRWNLTPGDRFTVQDTEIGRVAILTCYDIEFPEASRIVAGMGADIILCPSYTDGAEGYYRVRYCAQARAIENQVFVVLSGLVGYLPHVPQIDAGYSQAGIFSPCDHPFPANGILALGETNNVMTVSARLDSTALEANRAHGQVAPFNDRRLELYNQYNMTVKRV; this is encoded by the coding sequence TTGACTGTTTCAGCCGTATCAGCAGTTCAGTTCGGAATCGGTCCCCTTACCAACAAAGAAGAATTCTGGGATCAAGTCATGCAGCACACGAAGCAAGCCATAGATGACGGCAGCCGACTCATCGTATTTCCTGAATACGTGACCGGCACACTTCTCGCTCTTGAATCGGTCATGAACCATGCCGAAGCGTGTGACTATATGGCTTCCTTCACAGACGAATACATGACAACGTTTTCTACGATCAGTAAGCAGACCGGGATCACCATACTCGGAGGTACACACATTACAAAAGAAAATGATGCCTTCCTGAATGCGGCTTATTTATTTATGCCAAATGGCGATGTCATTCGTCAGACCAAAGTCCACAGCACACCGGAAGAGCGCAACCGGTGGAACCTAACACCGGGCGATCGGTTTACTGTTCAGGATACCGAGATTGGACGTGTAGCGATCCTGACGTGCTACGACATCGAGTTTCCGGAAGCATCCCGGATTGTAGCTGGAATGGGGGCGGATATTATCCTCTGCCCGTCTTACACAGACGGGGCGGAAGGCTACTACCGTGTGCGATACTGTGCACAGGCACGGGCAATTGAGAATCAAGTGTTTGTCGTTCTGAGCGGACTTGTTGGCTATTTGCCGCACGTTCCACAAATAGATGCGGGCTATTCTCAGGCAGGCATTTTTAGTCCATGCGATCATCCATTTCCAGCGAACGGTATACTCGCTCTCGGGGAAACGAACAACGTTATGACAGTGTCGGCTCGCCTTGACAGTACAGCACTCGAAGCGAATCGGGCACACGGGCAGGTCGCTCCTTTTAACGACCGCCGCCTTGAACTATACAATCAATACAACATGACGGTAAAACGAGTATAG
- a CDS encoding GNAT family N-acetyltransferase codes for MHVSVRPYTQRDFDALLDIQREAFPPPFPEELWWSPEQVAAHVETFPEGAMLVEANRFPVGSATSLIIRYDGSPHTWSQISDNGMIKNTHNAMGDSLYGIDLCVRPSFRRQGIAQALYTARKNLVIEKGLTRFLAGCRIPGYYQHAPQMTPEEYVIQVTNGQIHDMVLSFMIKQGLTPLQILPEYVEDGESLDYAVLVEWRNPQ; via the coding sequence ATGCATGTAAGCGTTCGACCGTATACACAGCGTGACTTTGATGCTCTACTCGATATTCAGCGTGAAGCTTTTCCCCCTCCATTCCCTGAAGAGCTATGGTGGAGTCCGGAACAAGTAGCTGCTCATGTTGAGACCTTTCCTGAAGGAGCTATGCTTGTCGAAGCAAATCGTTTTCCGGTTGGATCTGCTACATCCCTCATCATCCGTTACGACGGATCACCGCATACATGGTCACAGATCTCCGATAATGGTATGATCAAAAACACCCACAACGCAATGGGAGATAGCCTATACGGCATCGATTTGTGTGTTCGCCCCTCATTTCGTAGACAAGGAATCGCACAGGCTCTTTATACAGCACGCAAAAATCTTGTCATAGAAAAAGGACTTACCCGCTTTTTAGCTGGATGCCGTATCCCCGGCTATTATCAACATGCCCCACAGATGACACCAGAAGAATATGTGATACAAGTGACAAATGGTCAAATTCATGATATGGTACTTTCATTTATGATCAAGCAGGGGCTTACTCCACTTCAGATTTTGCCTGAATATGTAGAGGACGGGGAATCACTTGACTACGCTGTACTGGTCGAGTGGCGCAATCCCCAGTAA